One window of the Vigna radiata var. radiata cultivar VC1973A chromosome 1, Vradiata_ver6, whole genome shotgun sequence genome contains the following:
- the LOC106765971 gene encoding uncharacterized protein LOC106765971 isoform X2, translating to MNTEEKDTTGGESSLHFPTPDGNSDHLLHLLYALDSQGWPLLSPMDIQLQKCDKCSREFCSPINYRRHIRVDHRKKSPDKDFTKNRDLLEAYWDKLSAEEANEVVSLENVVLEDILQSKPSNFPISSQVLFNVLDEASEKTCLCGTVESVHKYVFVGDAGKNGLELKNIIAFTSFLLEQKLVKAWLTDKEAEALRCQKQLVEEEEAAQKRQAEISERKRQKKLRQKQQKAREQRQKAEAEINGYIESAVKALSLTEASLDTQNVEAHNPNAFSDNVASPVPPQYVDTNKEINEDTRSEYDTIVDQHLERLSEADDLHTDQISPLPNLEVNQKHESNHDNKASAIVSGSEVWSPQYIDTNKEINEDSRPEYDTIADQNLERWSEADDLHTDQISPLPNLEVNQKHEANHDNKASAIVSGSEVWSPKSEADDLHTDQISPLPNLEVNQKHEANHDSKAEASAIVSGSEVRSPKSEEEIDKVVLKTTQEIKPDQPKNQLLIGSISVNIDNFKQSEGNMVASQKDSIVENVGKENSSWDKPVNTDPVSQHETEDQVPVQSDETEVSMGSTDGRADIRRFQAFIQEAKAFLARRWEEALASDHVVLHISSDSDSSSSQETEDSIADTKLPATSGANPD from the exons ATGAATACAGAAGAGAAAGATACGACTGGCGGAGAATCCTCCCTTCATTTTCCCACACCCGATGGCAACTCTGATCATTTGCTTCATTTACTCTATGCTTTAGATTCACAAG GTTGGCCTTTGCTCTCTCCTATGGACATTCAGTTGCAGAAGTGTGACAAATGTTCTCGAGAGTTTTGCTCCCCCATTAACTATAGAAGACATATTCGTGTAGATCATAGGAAGAAAAGTCCTGATAAG GATTTTACAAAAAATAGGGATCTTTTAGAAGCATATTGGGATAAG CTCTCTGCAGAAGAGGCAAATGAAGTTGTATCATTGGAAAATGTGGTGCTGGAG GATATTCTTCAATCTAAACCTTCCAACTTTCCTATATCTTCCCAAGTGTTGTTCAATGTTCTTGATGAGGCCAgtgaaaaaacatgtttatgcGGAACAGTGGAGTCAGTGCATAAATATGTATTTGTTGGAGATGCGGGAAAAAATGGTCTTGAACTGAAAAACATAATTGCTTTCACAAGTTTCTTGCTAGAACAAAAATTG GTGAAGGCGTGGCTTACTGACAAGGAAGCCGAAGCACTTAGGTGTCAGAAGCAATTGGTGGAGGAGGAAGAAGCTGCTCAGAAAAG ACAAGCTGAGATTTCGGAGAGGAAACGCCAGAAAAAGCTTAGACAGAAACAGCAGAAAGCTAGGGAACAAAGACAAAAGGCTGAGGCAGAAATTAACGGCTATATTGAGAGTGCTGTAAAGGCTTTATCACTGACTGAAGCATCTTTAGATACGCAAAATGTTGAAGCTCATAATCCAAATGCATTTTCAGATAACGTAGCCtcacctgtacctccccaatatGTTGACACCAATAAGGAAATAAATGAGGATACTCGTTCAGAGTATGATACTATCGTTGATCAGCATCTTGAGAGATTGTCTGAAGCTGATGACTTGCATACAGACCAGATTTCTCCTCTTCCAAACCTTGAAGTCAATCAGAAACATGAATCCAACCATGATAACAAGGCATCAGCTATTGTCAGTGGTAGTGAAGTATGGAGTCCCCAATATATTGACACCAATAAGGAAATAAATGAGGATAGTCGTCCAGAGTATGATACTATCGCTGATCAGAATCTTGAGAGATGGTCTGAAGCTGATGACTTGCATACAGACCAGATTTCTCCTCTTCCAAACCTTGAAGTCAATCAGAAACATGAAGCCAACCATGATAACAAGGCATCAGCTATTGTCAGTGGTAGTGAAGTATGGAGTCCAAAGTCTGAAGCTGATGACTTGCATACAGACCAGATTTCTCCTCTTCCAAACCTTGAAGTCAATCAAAAACATGAAGCCAACCATGATAGCAAGGCTGAGGCATCAGCTATTGTCAGTGGTAGTGAAGTACGGAGTCCAAAGTCTGAAGAAGAAATTGACAAGGTGGTTTTAAAAACCACACAAGAGATAAAACCGGACCAACCTAAGAACCAACTTTTGATAGGATCTATATCTGTTAATATTGACAATTTCAAACAATCAGAGGGTAATATGGTGGCTTCTCAAAAGGATTCTATTGTTGAGAATGTGGGTAAGGAGAATAGTTCTTGGGATAAGCCAGTGAATACTGATCCTGTCAGCCAGCATGAAACTGAAGATCAAGTTCCAGTTCAAAGTGACGAGACAGAAGTAAGCATGGGTAGTACAGATGGCAGAGCGGATATTAGACGCTTCCAGGCCTTCATTCAGGAAGCAAAAGCTTTCCTTGCAAGAA GATGGGAAGAAGCTTTGGCATCAGATCATGTGGTATTGCATATTAGCTCTGACTCGGATTCTTCATCGTCCCAAGAAACGGAGGATTCTATAGCAGATACCAAATTGCCTGCAACCTCCGGAGCAAACCCGGATTGA
- the LOC106765971 gene encoding uncharacterized protein LOC106765971 isoform X1 → MNTEEKDTTGGESSLHFPTPDGNSDHLLHLLYALDSQGWPLLSPMDIQLQKCDKCSREFCSPINYRRHIRVDHRKKSPDKDFTKNRDLLEAYWDKLSAEEANEVVSLENVVLEEVPGSSILKSLKTVVLNQRFYSFPPHYLMAGTVLLDILQSKPSNFPISSQVLFNVLDEASEKTCLCGTVESVHKYVFVGDAGKNGLELKNIIAFTSFLLEQKLVKAWLTDKEAEALRCQKQLVEEEEAAQKRQAEISERKRQKKLRQKQQKAREQRQKAEAEINGYIESAVKALSLTEASLDTQNVEAHNPNAFSDNVASPVPPQYVDTNKEINEDTRSEYDTIVDQHLERLSEADDLHTDQISPLPNLEVNQKHESNHDNKASAIVSGSEVWSPQYIDTNKEINEDSRPEYDTIADQNLERWSEADDLHTDQISPLPNLEVNQKHEANHDNKASAIVSGSEVWSPKSEADDLHTDQISPLPNLEVNQKHEANHDSKAEASAIVSGSEVRSPKSEEEIDKVVLKTTQEIKPDQPKNQLLIGSISVNIDNFKQSEGNMVASQKDSIVENVGKENSSWDKPVNTDPVSQHETEDQVPVQSDETEVSMGSTDGRADIRRFQAFIQEAKAFLARRWEEALASDHVVLHISSDSDSSSSQETEDSIADTKLPATSGANPD, encoded by the exons ATGAATACAGAAGAGAAAGATACGACTGGCGGAGAATCCTCCCTTCATTTTCCCACACCCGATGGCAACTCTGATCATTTGCTTCATTTACTCTATGCTTTAGATTCACAAG GTTGGCCTTTGCTCTCTCCTATGGACATTCAGTTGCAGAAGTGTGACAAATGTTCTCGAGAGTTTTGCTCCCCCATTAACTATAGAAGACATATTCGTGTAGATCATAGGAAGAAAAGTCCTGATAAG GATTTTACAAAAAATAGGGATCTTTTAGAAGCATATTGGGATAAG CTCTCTGCAGAAGAGGCAAATGAAGTTGTATCATTGGAAAATGTGGTGCTGGAG GAAGTTCCGggttcttcaattttaaaatcattgaaaaCTGTTGTTCTAAACCAAAGATTTTATTCATTTCCTCCGCATTATCTGATGGCTGGTACTGTCCTTTTG GATATTCTTCAATCTAAACCTTCCAACTTTCCTATATCTTCCCAAGTGTTGTTCAATGTTCTTGATGAGGCCAgtgaaaaaacatgtttatgcGGAACAGTGGAGTCAGTGCATAAATATGTATTTGTTGGAGATGCGGGAAAAAATGGTCTTGAACTGAAAAACATAATTGCTTTCACAAGTTTCTTGCTAGAACAAAAATTG GTGAAGGCGTGGCTTACTGACAAGGAAGCCGAAGCACTTAGGTGTCAGAAGCAATTGGTGGAGGAGGAAGAAGCTGCTCAGAAAAG ACAAGCTGAGATTTCGGAGAGGAAACGCCAGAAAAAGCTTAGACAGAAACAGCAGAAAGCTAGGGAACAAAGACAAAAGGCTGAGGCAGAAATTAACGGCTATATTGAGAGTGCTGTAAAGGCTTTATCACTGACTGAAGCATCTTTAGATACGCAAAATGTTGAAGCTCATAATCCAAATGCATTTTCAGATAACGTAGCCtcacctgtacctccccaatatGTTGACACCAATAAGGAAATAAATGAGGATACTCGTTCAGAGTATGATACTATCGTTGATCAGCATCTTGAGAGATTGTCTGAAGCTGATGACTTGCATACAGACCAGATTTCTCCTCTTCCAAACCTTGAAGTCAATCAGAAACATGAATCCAACCATGATAACAAGGCATCAGCTATTGTCAGTGGTAGTGAAGTATGGAGTCCCCAATATATTGACACCAATAAGGAAATAAATGAGGATAGTCGTCCAGAGTATGATACTATCGCTGATCAGAATCTTGAGAGATGGTCTGAAGCTGATGACTTGCATACAGACCAGATTTCTCCTCTTCCAAACCTTGAAGTCAATCAGAAACATGAAGCCAACCATGATAACAAGGCATCAGCTATTGTCAGTGGTAGTGAAGTATGGAGTCCAAAGTCTGAAGCTGATGACTTGCATACAGACCAGATTTCTCCTCTTCCAAACCTTGAAGTCAATCAAAAACATGAAGCCAACCATGATAGCAAGGCTGAGGCATCAGCTATTGTCAGTGGTAGTGAAGTACGGAGTCCAAAGTCTGAAGAAGAAATTGACAAGGTGGTTTTAAAAACCACACAAGAGATAAAACCGGACCAACCTAAGAACCAACTTTTGATAGGATCTATATCTGTTAATATTGACAATTTCAAACAATCAGAGGGTAATATGGTGGCTTCTCAAAAGGATTCTATTGTTGAGAATGTGGGTAAGGAGAATAGTTCTTGGGATAAGCCAGTGAATACTGATCCTGTCAGCCAGCATGAAACTGAAGATCAAGTTCCAGTTCAAAGTGACGAGACAGAAGTAAGCATGGGTAGTACAGATGGCAGAGCGGATATTAGACGCTTCCAGGCCTTCATTCAGGAAGCAAAAGCTTTCCTTGCAAGAA GATGGGAAGAAGCTTTGGCATCAGATCATGTGGTATTGCATATTAGCTCTGACTCGGATTCTTCATCGTCCCAAGAAACGGAGGATTCTATAGCAGATACCAAATTGCCTGCAACCTCCGGAGCAAACCCGGATTGA
- the LOC106768857 gene encoding uncharacterized protein LOC106768857: MSGGVSSTASDINLPKEKEIDYKEEEDIAPKTFNKSTPQNKVGFLSFTQLNSLAVVIILSASGMVSPEDFAFVFFSLFYMYFIAKVAFPFLNPSKDPQVFNPQSKLLQLYALTGATIGLFIPIAYILEGVFEGDKEGIKAATPHVFLLASQVFMEGVASSQKFSAPIRALVPAFYNSRRIFTIVDWVRSEVYKMNQEHSGSAWRVTIGRALAMTNMAFWSFNLFGFMLPFYVPKVLKTYYSENNEKHQ, encoded by the coding sequence ATGTCAGGTGGTGTTAGTTCAACTGCCAGTGACATCAACCTcccaaaagaaaaggaaattgattacaaagaagaagaagacataGCACCCAAAACTTTTAACAAATCCACCCCACAAAACAAAGTGGGGTTTCTCTCATTCACTCAGCTGAATTCCCTTGCTGTGGTTATTATCTTGTCTGCCAGTGGCATGGTGAGCCCCGAAGACTTTGCCTTTGTGTTCTTCTCCCTATTTTACATGTACTTCATAGCCAAGGTGGCTTTTCCCTTTCTTAACCCTTCAAAAGATCCTCAAGTTTTCAACCCCCAAAGCAAGCTCCTTCAACTTTATGCCCTCACAGGTGCCACCATTGGTCTTTTCATTCCAATAGCTTATATATTAGAGGGTGTTTTTGAGGGTGACAAAGAAGGGATCAAAGCAGCAACACCCCATGTTTTTCTCTTGGCCAGCCAAGTTTTCATGGAAGGAGTGGCATCTTCACAAAAATTCTCTGCTCCAATTAGAGCCCTTGTTCCTGCTTTCTACAATTCAAGGAGGATTTTCACCATTGTGGATTGGGTTAGGAGTGAGGTGTACAAGATGAATCAGGAGCATAGTGGATCTGCTTGGAGGGTTACTATTGGAAGAGCTCTTGCAATGACTAACATGGCTTTCTGGTCTTTCAATCTGTTTGGGTTCATGTTGCCATTCTATGTTCCAAAAGTTTTGAAGACTTATTACTCAGAGAACAATGAGAAACATCAATGA
- the LOC106765971 gene encoding uncharacterized protein LOC106765971 isoform X3 — MEVPGSSILKSLKTVVLNQRFYSFPPHYLMAGTVLLDILQSKPSNFPISSQVLFNVLDEASEKTCLCGTVESVHKYVFVGDAGKNGLELKNIIAFTSFLLEQKLVKAWLTDKEAEALRCQKQLVEEEEAAQKRQAEISERKRQKKLRQKQQKAREQRQKAEAEINGYIESAVKALSLTEASLDTQNVEAHNPNAFSDNVASPVPPQYVDTNKEINEDTRSEYDTIVDQHLERLSEADDLHTDQISPLPNLEVNQKHESNHDNKASAIVSGSEVWSPQYIDTNKEINEDSRPEYDTIADQNLERWSEADDLHTDQISPLPNLEVNQKHEANHDNKASAIVSGSEVWSPKSEADDLHTDQISPLPNLEVNQKHEANHDSKAEASAIVSGSEVRSPKSEEEIDKVVLKTTQEIKPDQPKNQLLIGSISVNIDNFKQSEGNMVASQKDSIVENVGKENSSWDKPVNTDPVSQHETEDQVPVQSDETEVSMGSTDGRADIRRFQAFIQEAKAFLARRWEEALASDHVVLHISSDSDSSSSQETEDSIADTKLPATSGANPD, encoded by the exons ATG GAAGTTCCGggttcttcaattttaaaatcattgaaaaCTGTTGTTCTAAACCAAAGATTTTATTCATTTCCTCCGCATTATCTGATGGCTGGTACTGTCCTTTTG GATATTCTTCAATCTAAACCTTCCAACTTTCCTATATCTTCCCAAGTGTTGTTCAATGTTCTTGATGAGGCCAgtgaaaaaacatgtttatgcGGAACAGTGGAGTCAGTGCATAAATATGTATTTGTTGGAGATGCGGGAAAAAATGGTCTTGAACTGAAAAACATAATTGCTTTCACAAGTTTCTTGCTAGAACAAAAATTG GTGAAGGCGTGGCTTACTGACAAGGAAGCCGAAGCACTTAGGTGTCAGAAGCAATTGGTGGAGGAGGAAGAAGCTGCTCAGAAAAG ACAAGCTGAGATTTCGGAGAGGAAACGCCAGAAAAAGCTTAGACAGAAACAGCAGAAAGCTAGGGAACAAAGACAAAAGGCTGAGGCAGAAATTAACGGCTATATTGAGAGTGCTGTAAAGGCTTTATCACTGACTGAAGCATCTTTAGATACGCAAAATGTTGAAGCTCATAATCCAAATGCATTTTCAGATAACGTAGCCtcacctgtacctccccaatatGTTGACACCAATAAGGAAATAAATGAGGATACTCGTTCAGAGTATGATACTATCGTTGATCAGCATCTTGAGAGATTGTCTGAAGCTGATGACTTGCATACAGACCAGATTTCTCCTCTTCCAAACCTTGAAGTCAATCAGAAACATGAATCCAACCATGATAACAAGGCATCAGCTATTGTCAGTGGTAGTGAAGTATGGAGTCCCCAATATATTGACACCAATAAGGAAATAAATGAGGATAGTCGTCCAGAGTATGATACTATCGCTGATCAGAATCTTGAGAGATGGTCTGAAGCTGATGACTTGCATACAGACCAGATTTCTCCTCTTCCAAACCTTGAAGTCAATCAGAAACATGAAGCCAACCATGATAACAAGGCATCAGCTATTGTCAGTGGTAGTGAAGTATGGAGTCCAAAGTCTGAAGCTGATGACTTGCATACAGACCAGATTTCTCCTCTTCCAAACCTTGAAGTCAATCAAAAACATGAAGCCAACCATGATAGCAAGGCTGAGGCATCAGCTATTGTCAGTGGTAGTGAAGTACGGAGTCCAAAGTCTGAAGAAGAAATTGACAAGGTGGTTTTAAAAACCACACAAGAGATAAAACCGGACCAACCTAAGAACCAACTTTTGATAGGATCTATATCTGTTAATATTGACAATTTCAAACAATCAGAGGGTAATATGGTGGCTTCTCAAAAGGATTCTATTGTTGAGAATGTGGGTAAGGAGAATAGTTCTTGGGATAAGCCAGTGAATACTGATCCTGTCAGCCAGCATGAAACTGAAGATCAAGTTCCAGTTCAAAGTGACGAGACAGAAGTAAGCATGGGTAGTACAGATGGCAGAGCGGATATTAGACGCTTCCAGGCCTTCATTCAGGAAGCAAAAGCTTTCCTTGCAAGAA GATGGGAAGAAGCTTTGGCATCAGATCATGTGGTATTGCATATTAGCTCTGACTCGGATTCTTCATCGTCCCAAGAAACGGAGGATTCTATAGCAGATACCAAATTGCCTGCAACCTCCGGAGCAAACCCGGATTGA